One Euwallacea similis isolate ESF13 chromosome 16, ESF131.1, whole genome shotgun sequence DNA segment encodes these proteins:
- the ND-B14 gene encoding NADH dehydrogenase [ubiquinone] 1 alpha subcomplex subunit 6 gives MAQQTVRQILKQVKPILSLDKEEARKRVLNLYKAWFRQLPYIVKQYDIPKNVDQCKEKLRHEFRKHGEIKDIRIIDMLVIKGQMELKETVNFWKQKGHIMAYFKDTWEPKPKDFLSKFLSGKE, from the exons atggCCCAACAAACCGTACGACAAATCTTAAAACAGGTCAAGCCGATCTTATCACTGGACAAGGAAGAAGCGAGAAAAAGAGTATTAAACTTATACAAGGCCTGGTTTCGTCAACTACCTTACATAG TTAAGCAGTATGACATCCCAAAAAACGTCGATCAGTGCAAAGAAAAACTTAGACATGAATTTAGGAAACATGgagaaataaaagatattcgTATTATTGATATGTTAGTGATTAAG GGTCAAATGGAACTAAAAGAAACAgttaatttttggaaacagAAGGGCCATATAATGGCTTACTTTAAGGATACTTGGGAACCCAAACCAAAGGACTTcttatctaaatttttatcaGGCAAAGAGTAG